Sequence from the Marinihelvus fidelis genome:
ACCAGCCAGGGCGTATCGGTCAACGGGCCAGCAGCCACCGCTGACCTGGAGGTTGTCACGCTGCGCCTGAGCAAGGAATTTACTGACGACCCGGTCATCCCCGGCGCAACCGCTACGCTGCGTTTCACCCTGGAGAATGCTGGCCAGGTCACGCTCACCAACATCTTCTTTTCTGACGACCTCAACGCGACGCTGGCCGGCCTGGCGGCAGCCGGCCTGCCCATGAACGACATTTGCGGCACCGGCTCGTCAATATCGGGTACGACCACGCTGATCTTTACAAGTGGCACGCTGGCCGCCGGTGACTCATGCACCTTCGATGTGCAACTCCAGGTCCCCGCCAACGCGGCCGATGGCGTGTATCCGAACCGAACATCCCAGGTCCAAAGCTCCGAAGGCCCGGCCATTTACGTTTCACCGGGCGCCGCAGATGACCTGACCGTCGCCGGTTCCGTGATCCTGCTGACCAAGTCTTTTACCGACGATCCGGTCGGCCCGGGTGATGCAGTCACGCTGGAGTTCACGCTGCAGAACCTAAATGCCGGCGCAGACATCACCGACATGACATTCACGGACGACCTGGATGCCGCGCTCACCGGCCTGGTGGCCACGTCACTGCCTGCCGCCGACTTCTGTGGCGCCGGCTCGACGATATCCGGTACCAACCTGCTTACCATCAGCGGCGCGTCGCTGGCCACGGGCCAGTCCTGCACCTTCAGCGCTACGCTCCAGGTGCCCGCCCAGGCGATGCCTGGCACCCCGGTAACCAACACCACCAGCGCCGTCACCGGCATGGTGTCGGGCCTGCCCGTCACGGGTTCACCGGCATCGGACGACCTGCTGATCCTGTCACAGCGGCTGTCCAAGGCCTTTTCCGCAACGGTAGCGGCCGGTGGCACAGTCGACCTCGAGTTCACCATCGACAACGACGACGGTGCGAATTCCGCCACCGCGCTGGCCTTTACCGACGACCTGGATGCCGTGTTGACTGGCCTGGTGGCAACCGGCCTGCCCATGAATGATGTCTGTGGCGCGGGATCGGTCATCAGCGGCACGGGGTTCCTGACGCTTTCCGGCGCCATGCTACCCCCGGGTGGCAGTTGCAGCTTTAGCGTGTCGCTGGCCATTCCGGCCATGGCGGCAGCCGGCACCTACGACAACACAACCTCGGCACTGACCTCGGGCGGCCTGACGGCCGGTGAGCCCGCGACCGCACAGCTGGTCATCGAACCGCCGCCGGCGTTCACCAAGTCTTTCAGCCCGGACACCGTGGGTGAAGGCATCGCCAGCACGATGACCCTGCTCATCGACAACGCCGCCTCCGCCCTGGACGGTACCGCCCTGGCGCTGACCGACAACCTGCCGTCCGGCATGACGATTGCCGGCACCCCCAACGCCAGCAACACCTGTGGCGGCACGCTCACGGCAACGGCCGGCGCAACATCGTTGAGCCTGTCGGGGGGTGCCATTGCAGCTGGCGAAGGCTGTATCGTGACGGTTGATGTCACTGCCTCGCCTGCGGGCGCATTCACCAATACCACCGGCACCCTGACGTCGTCGCTGGGTGACAGCGGCACGGCCTCCGCCACGCTCAATGTCTTACCGGCACCCATGTTCAGCAAGGCGTTCGCGCCGGTCGAGATCCAGGCCCAGGGGCTGTCAACGCTGACGCTGACCATTGATAACTCGGCCAGCACCATTACCGCGACTGGCCTGGACTTCACCGATACATTCCCGGCCGGCCTGGAGGTCGCCTCGCCCGCCAATGCCAGCACAACCTGCACCGGCGGCACACTGACGGCGGTCGCCGGCGCCAGCAGCGTCAGCTACACCGGCGCTTCGGTCTCCGCGGGCGCGACCTGCGCGATCAGTGTCGATACCACGGCCGCGGCCACCGGTGACTACGACAATGTCAGCGGCAACCTGGTGTCTTCCCTGGGTGACAGTGGCACGGCCGCGGCCACGCTGTCCGTGGTACCGGAGCCAGCGTTTACCAAGTCGTTCTCGCCAGCCGCTATCACAGCGGGTGAGCTGTCTACCCTAGTCCTGCTGATCGACAACAGCGCCGGGCCGCTACCGGCACAGGCCATCGACTTCACCGATAACCTGCCTGCAGGCGTCACCATCGCCTCACCCGCCAATGCGTCAACAAGTTGCACCGGCGGCACACTGGTGGCTGCCGACGGCGGCAGCACCATCAGCTACAGCGGTGGTGAGGTGGGCGCGCTGAGCCAGTGCCAGGTGCAGGTGGACACCACCAGCGTGACGATGGGCGACCACGTCAATATCACCGGCGCCATGACATCGTCCCTGGGGGACAGCGGCACGGCCACGGCCACGCTGACCGTCAGCCTGCTGGCCCCGGCGTTCAGCAAGGCGTTCAACCCGGCGGTCATCCCCGCCGGCGGTGACAGCACGCTGATGCTGACCATCGACAACAGCGCCGGCGCGGGTGCGGTCAACGGGCTGGCCTTTACCGATACCTTCCCCGCCGGACTGTCCATCGCCGCCACGCCGGCGGCCGGCACGGATTGCGGTGCCGGTACCGTCACCGCTGTCGCCGGCTCGAATTCCGTTTCACTGAGCGGTGGCACGGTGGCCGCCAACAGCAGCTGCACGGTCACGGTGAACGTGACCGCACCGGCGGCTGGCAGCTTTACCAACACCAGTGGCGAACTGCTGTCCGATGCCGGCACCAGCGGCACGGCCACGGCCACGCTGGACGTGGTCGCCGCCAGCGGCCTGACCCGGCAGTTTGCCGGCCCGGTCCTGCCGGGTGGCCAGGTGGCGCTGCGATACACGCTGAGCAACCCCGGCGCGGTACCAGTCACCGACATTACCTTCAGCGACGACCTCGACGGCATGCTGCCGGGGCTGGCGGCTGTCGCCGGGCCTGCGGCCGATGCCTGTGGCCCCGGCTCACAGGTGACCACCGGGGGTAACGTCGTGCTGACGGCGGGCAGCCTGCCCGGCAACGGCAGCTGCACATTCACGCTGACCGTGACCGTCCCGGCCGATGCGCCGCTGGGCAGCCACCCTGGCTCAACCAGCCCGGTCAGCTACATGGCCGGTGGCTCAGGCTTCACCGCGCCGGCCGCCACGTCCAGCCTGGAGGTCGTCTACCTGGACTTCACCAAGTCGTTCCCGGGCGGTGATGTCGCACCCGGTGACCCGGTGCTGCTGACCTTCTCGATCACCAATCCCGATGGCAGCAATGCCGCCACCGGCCTGGCGTTCACCGATGACATCGACAGCTTCGTACCCGGGGCGGTGGCCACCGGGCTGCCCATGAGCGATGTCTGCGGCGCCGGCTCGACGCTGAGCGGAACCGACATCATCAGCCTGGCGGACGGTGTGCTTGCGCCCAACAGCAGTTGCCAATTCTCGGTCACGCTTGCGCTGCCGACACCCCTGGCCGGAGGTCGCTATGTGAACCTGACCAGTCCGCTGGGCGCCGACGTAGGTGGCGCACCGGTGTCGGCGCCGGCAGGCTCTACGGCGACGGCGGCACTGGTGGTCATGCCAGCCGCACCCGCCGCGCCGGCCATACCGGTGCCCTCTCTGCCATGGCGGGGAACGGCGATCCTGGCCCTGCTGGTCGCGATTCTCGGCTTCGGCGCCATGCGTCGCTCACGTTTGGCATACTGACCCTGGTCACGACCCGGACGGAGTACGCCATGAGCCCAATGCGCCATTCACGCCGCCGCCTGCTGCAACTGGCGGGCGCGACCGCCACCCTGCCCTGGCTGGCTGGCACGGCTGGCCTTGCCAGCGCCGCCGACGTGCTGCCGCGCAAGGCCATCGGCATGCCCTTCCCCGGCGGGCTGACCCTGCCGGACAGCCCGCCCCCGGCGCCGTCGGCCGACAGTGTCGGCTTTGCCGTGGTCGGGTTGGGCTATTACGGCGCGGCGATCCTGATGCCGGCCCTGGCGCGCGCGCAGCGTTGCCACGTGGCCGCGGTCGTGTCCGGCAACCCGGACAAGGCCAACCGCATTGCCGGCGCCTACGGGCTGTCACAGGATGCCGTGTACGGCTACGACGACTTTGAGCGTATCGCCGACGATGACCGCGTCGAGGCCGTCTACATTGTCCTGCCCAGCGGCCTGCATGCCGACTGGACCGAGAAGGCCTTCGCCGCCGGCAAGCACGTGCTCTGTGAGAAGCCGATGGCCCTGAACAGCGCCGAGTGCCAGCGCATGATCGACGCCTCGGTCGCGGCTGAACGCAAACTGATGATCGGCTACCGCTGCCATTTCGAACCCTACAACCTGCGCGCGATGGAACTGATGCGCGAGGACGCCGTCGGCGGCATCCGCCACGTCGAGACCTTCCAGCAATACCGCATGGGCCCGACCAGCCCGGCCGACAACTGGCGCGTGGTGCGCTCGCTGGCCGGCGGCGGGCCGCTGGAGGACTACGGCATTTACGGCCTGCAGTCGGCGCTCTACCTGACCGGGGAGATGCCTTCGAGCATCAGCGCGGAGACGATCCAGCCGAAGGGCGACCCAAGGTTCGCCGAGATTTTTGCCTCGGTCAGGACGCGGATGACCTTCCCGTCCGGCGCTACGGCCGAACTGTTCACGTCGTACGACACCGCGCCCGGCCGCAATCGGGTTGCCGTCGAAGGCGATGCCGGCCTGCTGGAAATGGAGCCCGCGACCGGTTACTCCGGCCACCGGATGTCCCTGACCAGGAACGGCGACCAGGAAACGCTGACCCCGGGCGACCCCGGTGTACAGTTCTACCGCCAGTGCGACCACTTCGCCGACGCCATCCGGGACAATACCGAGATCATCGTTCCGGGTGAGATGGGCCTGCGCGATGTTCGCCTGATGGAAGCCATTTACGCCTCGGCGGCCAGCGGCGAGACCGTAGCGCCCGCCGCCTGACGTCACGCGCCTGAACCGAAACCCCGAAGGAGTACCCGCCTGAGATGGCCAGCAGCCTGTTCGCCCTGCTCGACGATATCGCCACCGTGCTCGACGACGTGTCCGTCATGACCAAGGTCGCGGCCAAAAAGACCGCCGGCCTGCTGGGCGACGACCTGGCCGTCAACGCCGAGCAGGTCACCGGTGTGCAGGCCAGCCGCGAATTACCGGTGGTCTGGGCCGTGGCCAAGGGCTCGGCGGTCAACAAGGCCATCCTGGTGCCGGCCGCACTGGTCATTAGCGCCATTGCCCCGTGGGTGATCACGCCCTTGCTGATGCTGGGCGGGACTTTCCTGTGTTTCGAAGGCATCGAGAAGGTCGCGCACAAGTTCCTGCATCCGCAGTCGGAAGCAGAAAAGGAGCAGGAAATCCACGACGCACTGCTTGACCCGGACGTCGACCTTAAACAGGTGGAAAAGCAGAAGATCAAGGGCGCCATCCGCACCGACTTCATCCTTTCGGCGGAAATCATCGTCATTTCGCTGGGCACCGTGGCCACGGCCGCGCTGGCCACGCGTATTGGTGTGCTCTGCGCCATCGCTGTCATCATGACGGTGGGCGTTTATGGCCTGGTCGCGGCCATCGTCAAACTGGACGACGTGGGACTGGCGATGACGAAACGACCGCGCGCCATCGTCCAGACCATCGGTCACGGCATCCTCACGGCCGCCCCCTGGCTGATGAAATTCCTGTCCGTGGCCGGCACCATCGCCATGTTCCTGGTCGGCGGCGGCATCGTCAGCCACGGTGTTCCCGCGCTACATCACCTGCAGGTCGCGATCGAAACCGCCGCCGGCGGTGGTGTCACCGGCACCCTGGCCGGGATGCTGTTCACCGGCGTGGTCGGCATCGTGCTTGGCATTGCCGTGGTGGCGATCGTCGAGGGCATCCGGCGTATGACCGGCAAGGCGAAGCACCACACATGAGTGACCCGGGCAACCCGGCTATTTCGGTCGTTGTCATCGCCTACGAGATGAACCGGGAACTGCCGCGCACCCTGCGGACGCTTTCACCCGGGTACCAGCGTGGCATCGAAGCCGGCGAGTACGAGGTCATCGTTGTCGACAACGGTTCACACCAGCCGGTGACGGCGGCCGATTGCCCGTTCGACACAACCAATATGCGTTTCCTTGACCAGGATGCCGGCGGCGTATCACCGGTGGCTGCCATTCACCAGGGGCTGGATACGGCCCGGGGCGATCTTGTCGGGGTCATGATCGACGGCGCCCGCATGGCATCTCCAGGGCTGCTGCGCCATGCCCGTGATGCCGCGAAGATACGGCCGAATCCGGTCATCGGCACACTCGCGTTTCACCTGGGCGACGATGTCCAGATGCAGTCCTGCCAGCGCGGCTACAACCAGCGAGCCGAAGACCGGTTGCTGGCCACCGTCCCCTGGGTCGACGATGGCTACCGGCTTTTTGACATTTCGGTCTTCGCCGGCTCATCGTCCAGGGGGTGGTTCCACCTGCCGTCTGAATCCAATGCCCTGTTCATGCCCAAACGGCTCTGGGCGGAACTCGGGGGTTACGATCGCGGATTCCGCAGCGTGGGCGGAGGCCTGGCCAACCTGGATACGTGGAAACGGGCCGTCGAACTCCCTCACACCGATGTGATCATGCTGCTGGGCGAAGGGACGTTTCACCAGTTTCACGGCGGTGTGGCGACAAACTCGCCACCGGGCACCATGAGCCAGGTGTTCCACGAGGAATACCGTTCGATTCGTGGCGAGCAATTCATCACCCCGGCGAACCCGGACGTCAGTTATGTGGGCACGGTACCCACCAACGCCCGACGCTTGCTGGTCGACTCTGCCCTTTCGCTCCTGCCAAACCGGGGCCAGGGGCGCGACCACGAGGCTGGTGCGCTGACTGCCCGCGAGCGCCCCTTCACGTCACCGATGCCGCCGCGCCTGGCGGAAGGCCTGCTCGGGGGCGTCATGAAAAGCCGTTATCGCGACGTGCTGATGCACAAGAGTCCGCTCGACCTGGGCATCTATCTGCAACTGTTTTCACGGATACGGCCGCGCAGCCTGGTCGAGATCGGCGGCAAGCACGGTGGCTCGGCGCTGCTGTTCGCCGACCTGCTGGGCGCCATGCACGATGACGACTACCGGGTCATCAGTATCGATAACCACCCGCGACAGGAGTTCAGTGACCGGCGCATTGACTTCCTTCGAGGTGACGCGTTGGACCTGGCCACATCCCTTTCCGCCGATGTACTACAGGCCCTGCCCCGGCCGCTGGTCGTGATCGAAGACAGTGCGCACACCTACGAAACCAGCCTGGCCGTAATGGAATTCTTTCACCCACACCTGCGACCCGGTGACTACATCATCGTAGAGGACGGTGTCGTTTCGCAGCTACCCGCGTCGCGGTTCCGGGCCTACGACCATGGGCCTAACCGGGCCGTGCGCGAGTTCCTGGCACTGCAGGGCGACCACTACGAAATCGACACTGAGCTGTGCGATTTCTACGGCTACAACATGACCTTCAACCCGAACGGCTATCTGCGGCGCAGCTGATCCCTGACCTCGCCGGGCCGGAAGCGCACTCCTTCCTCGCGTCGCCTGCGCAACAGTTCCAACAGGCCCGTGACACATGGGTTACCGGGATGCACAGCGTCCGAACGCCCCAGGATCAACTCCGGATGGTCATCCAGGGCACACCCTTTCATCGACCTGACCAGCGGGTTGTAGCGCTGCCAGAGTAGCCGGCTTGCAGGGTTGAGTCCGGCAATCAACAGCAGGCCCGTCGGCCAGGTATCCAGGGGCAGCAGGCACAGGTCGGGGCGATTCGCCTTGAGACATACGTAAAGCCGCCAGACATCCCCCGTCCAGGCACGGGTCTGTCGCACCCGCTCGGCCTGGGCCGGGGTATTGGGATAAATGTCATCAATGACCACCAGTGTGTTTGTGCTGGCGCGCCGTTCGATGTTCATGAAGTCCCGCAGCGCGTACTCGAACAGGTGCATGCCGTCGATAAACGCCAGGTCGATGGTCTCGATGCCCTCAACACGGGAACCCGACTGCTCGAAAAACACGTCGCTGGCCTGTTTTACCAGGCGCTGTCCCTCTGCCAGGGGCTGACTCAGCGCGGGTGCCGGATCGACCCCCACCGCCGGGCATTCCGCCAGCCGCATGCTGCCACCGGTCCTGACGCCAATTTCAAGATAGCCCGCAGGTGACAGGACCTCGTGGATGGTTTTCATGGCCTGCAGATAGGGGATTTCACCACGGGTCTGCTCATTCAGGGGGTTGGTTTCGGCAGGGGCCGCCGAAGCGGAGCGAAGCGCGAGCGTGTGCTG
This genomic interval carries:
- a CDS encoding beta strand repeat-containing protein; its protein translation is MGALFFTSPASAQTAPVTFQKNFSPAVIGPGSTTRLRLVIDNTQGATPLADLAFSDTLPAGMTIAAAPVATSSCGGTLSAPAGGSTITLSDGTLGASATCVILVNVTSSTPGFATNTTTDLTSDHGNHGTATADLDVDPDLAGFSKSFAPSTVNYGDRSTLTFTVDNTLNNSAVVNANFVDVLPPGMVIASPNNLVHNCDVAAPVLTPTITAPAGGNQVTLSFSGTLAFPFVVAGSTCQLSVDVVALTTGTLENVSGDFLHDFVSTGTASATLVANGQALTVRESFLADPVAPGETIELQFDLSNQDRASTATDITFTNDLDASLSGLAISGALPADPCGAGSTLTGTSVLTLSNATLPPGGSCQFSVTLQVPAGATPGAYPNATTDLNAILGGMAFNGPGASDTLFVNAVPQMTKTFLTSPVAPGDDAVMEFVITNPSQASAATDVEFVDSISDFLGFGIPLTLSLPADDFCGAGSQASAVFLDTDNFGFSVTGVTLPAGGDCTFEVTVTIPAETTGGTYTNTTTDVTGIIDGTAQTGPAASADLEVLFTPQLVKSFSQPAVPGGAVDLEFVLSLPPEAPGPVTDITFTDDLGAALTGLVATGLPLADACGTGASLAGTDTLTLTGATLTPGGSCTMTVALQVPAGATPGSYTNTTSTVSATSQGVSVNGPAATADLEVVTLRLSKEFTDDPVIPGATATLRFTLENAGQVTLTNIFFSDDLNATLAGLAAAGLPMNDICGTGSSISGTTTLIFTSGTLAAGDSCTFDVQLQVPANAADGVYPNRTSQVQSSEGPAIYVSPGAADDLTVAGSVILLTKSFTDDPVGPGDAVTLEFTLQNLNAGADITDMTFTDDLDAALTGLVATSLPAADFCGAGSTISGTNLLTISGASLATGQSCTFSATLQVPAQAMPGTPVTNTTSAVTGMVSGLPVTGSPASDDLLILSQRLSKAFSATVAAGGTVDLEFTIDNDDGANSATALAFTDDLDAVLTGLVATGLPMNDVCGAGSVISGTGFLTLSGAMLPPGGSCSFSVSLAIPAMAAAGTYDNTTSALTSGGLTAGEPATAQLVIEPPPAFTKSFSPDTVGEGIASTMTLLIDNAASALDGTALALTDNLPSGMTIAGTPNASNTCGGTLTATAGATSLSLSGGAIAAGEGCIVTVDVTASPAGAFTNTTGTLTSSLGDSGTASATLNVLPAPMFSKAFAPVEIQAQGLSTLTLTIDNSASTITATGLDFTDTFPAGLEVASPANASTTCTGGTLTAVAGASSVSYTGASVSAGATCAISVDTTAAATGDYDNVSGNLVSSLGDSGTAAATLSVVPEPAFTKSFSPAAITAGELSTLVLLIDNSAGPLPAQAIDFTDNLPAGVTIASPANASTSCTGGTLVAADGGSTISYSGGEVGALSQCQVQVDTTSVTMGDHVNITGAMTSSLGDSGTATATLTVSLLAPAFSKAFNPAVIPAGGDSTLMLTIDNSAGAGAVNGLAFTDTFPAGLSIAATPAAGTDCGAGTVTAVAGSNSVSLSGGTVAANSSCTVTVNVTAPAAGSFTNTSGELLSDAGTSGTATATLDVVAASGLTRQFAGPVLPGGQVALRYTLSNPGAVPVTDITFSDDLDGMLPGLAAVAGPAADACGPGSQVTTGGNVVLTAGSLPGNGSCTFTLTVTVPADAPLGSHPGSTSPVSYMAGGSGFTAPAATSSLEVVYLDFTKSFPGGDVAPGDPVLLTFSITNPDGSNAATGLAFTDDIDSFVPGAVATGLPMSDVCGAGSTLSGTDIISLADGVLAPNSSCQFSVTLALPTPLAGGRYVNLTSPLGADVGGAPVSAPAGSTATAALVVMPAAPAAPAIPVPSLPWRGTAILALLVAILGFGAMRRSRLAY
- a CDS encoding Gfo/Idh/MocA family protein, with the translated sequence MSPMRHSRRRLLQLAGATATLPWLAGTAGLASAADVLPRKAIGMPFPGGLTLPDSPPPAPSADSVGFAVVGLGYYGAAILMPALARAQRCHVAAVVSGNPDKANRIAGAYGLSQDAVYGYDDFERIADDDRVEAVYIVLPSGLHADWTEKAFAAGKHVLCEKPMALNSAECQRMIDASVAAERKLMIGYRCHFEPYNLRAMELMREDAVGGIRHVETFQQYRMGPTSPADNWRVVRSLAGGGPLEDYGIYGLQSALYLTGEMPSSISAETIQPKGDPRFAEIFASVRTRMTFPSGATAELFTSYDTAPGRNRVAVEGDAGLLEMEPATGYSGHRMSLTRNGDQETLTPGDPGVQFYRQCDHFADAIRDNTEIIVPGEMGLRDVRLMEAIYASAASGETVAPAA
- a CDS encoding DUF808 domain-containing protein; this encodes MASSLFALLDDIATVLDDVSVMTKVAAKKTAGLLGDDLAVNAEQVTGVQASRELPVVWAVAKGSAVNKAILVPAALVISAIAPWVITPLLMLGGTFLCFEGIEKVAHKFLHPQSEAEKEQEIHDALLDPDVDLKQVEKQKIKGAIRTDFILSAEIIVISLGTVATAALATRIGVLCAIAVIMTVGVYGLVAAIVKLDDVGLAMTKRPRAIVQTIGHGILTAAPWLMKFLSVAGTIAMFLVGGGIVSHGVPALHHLQVAIETAAGGGVTGTLAGMLFTGVVGIVLGIAVVAIVEGIRRMTGKAKHHT
- a CDS encoding CmcI family methyltransferase; this translates as MSDPGNPAISVVVIAYEMNRELPRTLRTLSPGYQRGIEAGEYEVIVVDNGSHQPVTAADCPFDTTNMRFLDQDAGGVSPVAAIHQGLDTARGDLVGVMIDGARMASPGLLRHARDAAKIRPNPVIGTLAFHLGDDVQMQSCQRGYNQRAEDRLLATVPWVDDGYRLFDISVFAGSSSRGWFHLPSESNALFMPKRLWAELGGYDRGFRSVGGGLANLDTWKRAVELPHTDVIMLLGEGTFHQFHGGVATNSPPGTMSQVFHEEYRSIRGEQFITPANPDVSYVGTVPTNARRLLVDSALSLLPNRGQGRDHEAGALTARERPFTSPMPPRLAEGLLGGVMKSRYRDVLMHKSPLDLGIYLQLFSRIRPRSLVEIGGKHGGSALLFADLLGAMHDDDYRVISIDNHPRQEFSDRRIDFLRGDALDLATSLSADVLQALPRPLVVIEDSAHTYETSLAVMEFFHPHLRPGDYIIVEDGVVSQLPASRFRAYDHGPNRAVREFLALQGDHYEIDTELCDFYGYNMTFNPNGYLRRS
- a CDS encoding methyltransferase domain-containing protein, whose amino-acid sequence is MHASSLDNMQKCYERFAGQVDLAGRERLTVVDIGGSNVNGSYADIFSDPIYDFLAVDLVAGDGVDIVLDDPYVLPFDSGSVDIVISGQAFEHVEFFWKLFEEVARVVRPEGLVFLIVPSAGPVHRFPVDCYRFYPDAMAALARYTGMQLVDCWQDERGPWNDLVGVFSHAFAEEGSDSMAPRPNQHTLALRSASAAPAETNPLNEQTRGEIPYLQAMKTIHEVLSPAGYLEIGVRTGGSMRLAECPAVGVDPAPALSQPLAEGQRLVKQASDVFFEQSGSRVEGIETIDLAFIDGMHLFEYALRDFMNIERRASTNTLVVIDDIYPNTPAQAERVRQTRAWTGDVWRLYVCLKANRPDLCLLPLDTWPTGLLLIAGLNPASRLLWQRYNPLVRSMKGCALDDHPELILGRSDAVHPGNPCVTGLLELLRRRREEGVRFRPGEVRDQLRRR